The following proteins come from a genomic window of Terribacillus aidingensis:
- a CDS encoding helix-turn-helix domain-containing protein yields MKKRIIEETIKLIKIRGLSFTISELAQILGTSKRTIYQHYDSKASLVDEIIRQLMQQIKQMEQTVMADEKLHTAEKLRRLLAMLPVGYGVLDVRLLSDLKRYYYEQWKVLDQFINEEWDAVRKIISDGVNEGSVRPIQAEVLIDLYIGALNEMYAKNQEQSRQMNMQEKFSELVDILLCGVLSDDGRKVMD; encoded by the coding sequence ATGAAGAAAAGAATAATAGAAGAGACTATTAAACTGATAAAAATAAGAGGCTTGTCATTTACGATTTCCGAGCTGGCTCAAATTTTAGGGACGAGCAAACGAACCATTTACCAGCATTATGATTCCAAGGCTAGTTTGGTTGATGAAATAATAAGACAGCTTATGCAACAAATAAAACAAATGGAACAAACAGTCATGGCAGACGAAAAGCTGCATACAGCAGAAAAACTCCGTCGATTGCTGGCGATGCTTCCGGTTGGCTATGGTGTACTAGATGTAAGGCTGTTATCAGATTTAAAGCGATATTATTATGAGCAATGGAAGGTACTTGATCAATTCATAAACGAAGAATGGGATGCTGTCAGGAAAATAATAAGTGATGGAGTTAACGAAGGAAGTGTTCGGCCGATACAGGCAGAGGTTCTAATTGATTTATATATAGGTGCCTTAAACGAAATGTACGCCAAGAATCAAGAGCAGAGCAGGCAGATGAACATGCAGGAGAAATTCAGCGAATTAGTTGATATTCTGCTGTGTGGAGTTCTATCTGATGATGGAAGAAAGGTAATGGACTGA
- a CDS encoding tetratricopeptide repeat protein, whose translation MSLYEPSSNEVMLLGHYIKQGEYVRAEELAEDAIRENPEAPSGYFLLGLYHHFINKQDEALVWWDKALALAPTNEDVLSTYTHYLFISGINPDKWRELVYTGIKHYPDNSYFHFQYAQANLNKDHEISLVAYEEAIRLDPQQEDYLANYSMLLYHLGRKKEAEKYEQQALSINPEHVQHLLRFAELAYHFRKYKKAKMLIDEAMRLAPDNTEVRQAYSRIHPTKNIVVRTKNDLDYFALILPGKWIWKAFKEKVNIFWILLFLFVIESTVLYLLLGPYAFILIGAYAVSFYAVHRIKRYMLDKSGITQKEEEQMKEKTAQNQRDAIQEMQANIASAKQPENDVTPLSQEELEQQLAKVWQSENVTAVKKRMDETEAEETDPNKPLAPFRPAPPQEYSHWPFFAMFAAVIILFAVRSLPMFDNGPEPVAADADLQESIQEAKPEDFTFDTEVNDGVVQHFIDLLKEDATEEQLTELVSSDYTSTILDNMDSPFIQAIAAAEITKEIDPYKGLPITYALVTNEQENVQAIIGVSGGTVSNIYAEGWSTSEADLNKYEELMTEMEK comes from the coding sequence ATGTCACTATACGAACCTAGTTCAAACGAAGTAATGCTGCTCGGACATTATATCAAGCAAGGCGAATATGTCCGAGCGGAAGAGCTTGCGGAGGATGCTATCCGTGAAAACCCGGAAGCTCCCAGTGGCTATTTTTTACTTGGTCTTTATCATCATTTCATCAATAAACAGGATGAAGCACTAGTTTGGTGGGACAAGGCCTTAGCCTTAGCACCAACAAATGAGGATGTGCTTTCCACATATACACATTATCTTTTCATTAGCGGGATTAATCCTGACAAATGGCGGGAATTGGTTTATACAGGAATCAAGCATTATCCTGATAACTCCTATTTTCATTTCCAGTATGCGCAAGCCAACCTGAATAAAGATCATGAAATATCCCTTGTAGCATATGAAGAAGCCATTCGGCTTGATCCGCAGCAAGAGGACTATTTGGCCAACTACAGCATGCTCCTGTATCATTTAGGCAGAAAAAAGGAAGCTGAAAAATACGAACAGCAAGCGCTCAGCATCAATCCTGAGCATGTCCAGCATCTGCTTCGGTTTGCCGAGTTGGCCTATCATTTCAGAAAGTACAAAAAGGCAAAGATGCTAATTGATGAAGCGATGCGGCTCGCACCTGATAATACGGAAGTACGGCAGGCATACTCACGTATCCACCCAACAAAGAATATTGTTGTCCGGACGAAGAATGACTTGGATTACTTTGCACTCATTCTTCCTGGAAAATGGATTTGGAAAGCCTTCAAAGAAAAAGTGAATATCTTCTGGATTCTGCTGTTTCTTTTCGTGATCGAAAGTACTGTTCTTTACTTGCTCTTAGGACCTTATGCGTTCATTCTGATTGGTGCCTATGCCGTTTCTTTCTATGCGGTACACCGTATAAAGCGATATATGCTGGATAAGAGCGGCATCACCCAAAAAGAAGAAGAACAGATGAAGGAAAAAACAGCGCAAAACCAGCGAGATGCTATCCAGGAGATGCAAGCAAATATCGCTTCTGCTAAACAACCTGAAAATGATGTTACTCCCTTATCTCAGGAAGAACTGGAGCAGCAGCTGGCAAAGGTGTGGCAATCAGAGAATGTCACTGCAGTCAAGAAACGTATGGACGAAACCGAGGCAGAAGAAACGGACCCTAACAAACCGTTAGCTCCATTTCGTCCCGCACCTCCGCAAGAATACAGCCACTGGCCATTTTTTGCGATGTTTGCGGCAGTTATCATTCTTTTTGCCGTTCGTTCTTTGCCAATGTTTGATAATGGACCTGAGCCTGTTGCTGCCGATGCCGACTTGCAGGAATCCATTCAGGAAGCAAAGCCAGAGGACTTTACCTTTGATACAGAGGTAAACGACGGTGTTGTACAGCATTTTATCGATCTTCTGAAGGAAGATGCAACAGAAGAGCAGCTGACAGAGCTTGTTTCCAGTGACTACACTAGCACCATCCTGGATAATATGGATTCACCTTTTATACAAGCTATTGCAGCCGCTGAAATTACGAAAGAAATAGATCCTTATAAAGGTCTTCCTATCACTTATGCACTCGTTACGAACGAACAAGAAAATGTACAGGCAATCATTGGCGTGTCTGGCGGCACGGTATCCAATATATACGCAGAGGGCTGGAGTACATCCGAAGCTGACTTGAACAAGTACGAAGAGTTGATGACTGAAATGGAGAAGTAA
- a CDS encoding GapA-binding peptide SR1P has product MEEKLNSKQTIICQDCDDVIDVTDSPEGGRVLYGVCLECREDNGTAE; this is encoded by the coding sequence ATGGAAGAAAAATTGAATTCAAAGCAAACGATTATTTGTCAGGATTGCGATGATGTGATTGATGTGACAGACAGCCCGGAAGGCGGACGTGTATTGTACGGTGTATGTCTGGAATGCCGAGAGGATAATGGGACAGCGGAATAA
- a CDS encoding MFS transporter has product MEQHMLEKSTTRKVTLRLIPFLFLCFFISILDRVNISFAALQMNEDLGFSNAVYGLGAGIFFLGYFLLEVPGSAIMTRIGARRWISRIMISWAIIAILMAFVQEPWQFYTARFLLGIAEASFYPCMVYYLSGFFQSKHHAKAIAAFMLAIPGANAVGAPLSTFLMQINWLNLAGWQWLFILEAIPALILGIICFFYLDDRLEDVNWLKPEEKNWLLDVTQKEKEAKQQVKHYTFAQALKDRDVLILSAGYFCWMFGYYGINMFLPTVTESMSESLSISTQGLGWLLGLMYAIAMVAMILVGNHSDKKNERRWHVAACLTTSAIAMIASSYVAESNIILSFVLLTVALCGAFGAYSPFWAIPPSFLTESAAAGAIALINSIGNLGGFFGPYAVGYIRDTTGSFTMSMIFLGISMILSSLIIIFLVKQSGKAVSRIAEKKLGKSS; this is encoded by the coding sequence TTGGAGCAGCACATGCTTGAGAAATCCACTACCCGGAAAGTTACATTACGTCTGATACCGTTTCTGTTTCTCTGTTTCTTTATCTCGATCCTCGATCGTGTGAATATCAGTTTTGCAGCTTTACAGATGAATGAAGATCTTGGCTTCTCGAATGCTGTCTACGGCCTTGGAGCGGGTATATTCTTCTTAGGTTACTTCCTGCTGGAGGTACCAGGAAGTGCAATCATGACCAGGATTGGAGCACGTCGCTGGATCAGCCGAATTATGATCTCATGGGCAATTATCGCGATCCTGATGGCATTTGTACAGGAACCATGGCAGTTTTATACTGCTAGATTCCTATTAGGGATAGCAGAAGCAAGTTTCTATCCATGTATGGTGTATTATTTGAGTGGCTTCTTCCAATCGAAGCATCACGCTAAGGCAATCGCAGCCTTTATGCTTGCGATACCTGGAGCTAATGCAGTGGGGGCACCCTTATCTACATTCTTGATGCAGATTAATTGGTTGAACCTTGCAGGCTGGCAATGGTTGTTTATTTTGGAAGCGATTCCGGCTCTTATTCTGGGGATCATCTGCTTCTTCTATTTGGATGATCGTCTGGAAGATGTGAACTGGCTGAAGCCAGAAGAGAAGAACTGGCTGCTGGATGTAACGCAGAAGGAAAAAGAAGCGAAGCAGCAAGTAAAGCATTACACGTTTGCGCAAGCATTGAAAGATCGAGATGTCCTGATTCTTTCTGCGGGCTACTTCTGCTGGATGTTCGGCTACTACGGCATCAATATGTTCCTCCCGACCGTGACAGAGTCAATGTCGGAGTCCTTGTCGATAAGCACGCAGGGGCTAGGGTGGCTTCTAGGTTTGATGTATGCTATCGCCATGGTGGCAATGATCTTAGTCGGAAACCATTCAGACAAAAAGAACGAAAGACGCTGGCATGTGGCTGCTTGTTTAACAACGAGTGCAATCGCTATGATTGCGAGCAGCTATGTGGCTGAATCAAATATCATTCTATCGTTCGTATTGCTGACAGTAGCGCTGTGCGGGGCCTTTGGAGCATATTCTCCGTTCTGGGCAATACCTCCATCCTTCCTAACAGAGTCAGCGGCAGCTGGTGCGATTGCTTTGATCAACAGTATCGGAAATCTTGGCGGGTTCTTCGGACCATATGCAGTCGGGTATATCCGTGATACAACTGGTTCTTTCACAATGAGCATGATTTTTCTCGGAATCAGCATGATTCTAAGCTCGCTAATCATAATATTCCTAGTGAAGCAGTCCGGAAAAGCAGTGTCCCGGATTGCTGAAAAGAAACTCGGTAAATCAAGCTAA
- a CDS encoding putative holin-like toxin, which translates to MTVAEALTLMIGFGTLIVAILSQKNEKK; encoded by the coding sequence ATGACGGTGGCTGAGGCGTTGACGTTGATGATCGGATTTGGGACGTTGATTGTTGCGATCTTGTCGCAGAAGAACGAGAAAAAATAA
- a CDS encoding transketolase, translated as MQQTSVEQLKQHAIELRKTAVTMVYEAQSGHPGGSLSAADVISALYFREMNVDPANPKWEDRDRFVLSKGHVAPIQYAALALRGFVPNESVYTLRQYGSPFQGHPDMKKCPGIDISTGSLGQGLSCAVGMAIAGQRDEKDYRVFAMVGDGECQEGQIWEAIQAAVKYKLDNLIVFVDNNRLQIDGFCEDVMPLLDLEKKFDAFGFDTTRIDGHSMEQIVGTLDTFAKQKNGKPKCIVCDTVKGKGVSYMEDQAAWHGTAPNKEEFELAIKELEGGLPV; from the coding sequence ATGCAGCAAACAAGCGTTGAACAGTTGAAACAGCATGCGATTGAGTTACGCAAAACAGCAGTCACGATGGTGTATGAAGCACAATCTGGACACCCAGGAGGTTCCTTGTCGGCTGCGGATGTTATATCTGCTTTATATTTCAGGGAAATGAATGTAGATCCGGCCAATCCGAAATGGGAAGATCGAGATCGATTCGTCTTATCAAAAGGGCATGTAGCTCCCATACAATATGCTGCTTTAGCATTGCGAGGCTTTGTTCCAAATGAAAGCGTATACACCTTGCGCCAATATGGTTCACCTTTCCAAGGGCATCCGGATATGAAGAAATGTCCCGGAATTGATATATCAACAGGATCATTAGGTCAAGGGTTATCCTGTGCTGTCGGAATGGCAATTGCAGGGCAGCGTGATGAGAAAGACTACCGCGTATTTGCGATGGTAGGCGATGGAGAGTGCCAGGAAGGACAGATTTGGGAAGCAATCCAAGCTGCAGTCAAATATAAGCTGGATAATTTGATTGTCTTTGTTGATAACAATCGTCTCCAAATCGATGGTTTCTGTGAAGATGTTATGCCGCTGCTCGATCTGGAAAAGAAATTCGATGCATTCGGTTTTGATACTACTCGTATTGATGGACACAGCATGGAACAAATCGTAGGGACATTGGATACTTTTGCGAAGCAGAAGAACGGCAAGCCGAAGTGCATTGTCTGCGATACCGTTAAAGGAAAAGGCGTCTCTTATATGGAGGACCAAGCTGCATGGCATGGTACAGCACCGAACAAAGAAGAATTTGAGTTAGCGATCAAGGAACTAGAAGGAGGCTTGCCAGTATGA
- a CDS encoding transketolase C-terminal domain-containing protein, translated as MSVTKKAVEKKATRAAFGDEIVRLGESNKDIYVVDIDIGKSCKTDKFIEKFPMQHINVGIAEQNGAGIAAGLATTGKIPFISTYAVFGSLRMAEQIRQEVCYPNLNVKIACSHGGLTPGNDGGSHQAIEDMGVMRSFPNMTVIMGADYHSTRKLIAEAAAMYGPVYLRFTRDAVPMIYDENETFEIGKAKQLRDGEDIAIIANGDTVRLAIEAAEQLEQNGISVKLLDMHTIKPLDVEAVKDCLDIGRIITVEDHNILNGLGSAVAEVIAEAGKGQLARIGVQDRFGESAPYEKLLEINGITVENIVATANKLLTN; from the coding sequence ATGAGTGTGACAAAAAAAGCCGTCGAGAAAAAAGCGACAAGAGCTGCATTTGGAGACGAAATTGTCCGTTTGGGTGAGTCGAATAAGGATATTTATGTCGTGGATATTGATATCGGGAAATCTTGTAAAACAGATAAGTTCATCGAAAAATTCCCGATGCAGCATATCAATGTCGGGATCGCAGAACAGAATGGAGCAGGTATCGCAGCTGGGCTTGCGACAACAGGAAAGATTCCATTCATTAGTACGTACGCGGTATTTGGGTCTCTTCGCATGGCAGAGCAAATTCGTCAGGAAGTTTGCTATCCGAATCTGAATGTGAAAATCGCTTGCTCCCACGGCGGGCTGACACCAGGAAATGATGGCGGAAGCCACCAGGCGATCGAGGATATGGGCGTCATGCGATCATTCCCGAATATGACGGTCATTATGGGAGCGGATTATCATTCCACTCGCAAATTGATTGCCGAAGCAGCTGCTATGTACGGTCCGGTTTACCTGCGGTTCACACGTGATGCTGTACCAATGATTTATGACGAAAACGAGACATTCGAAATCGGCAAAGCAAAACAGCTTCGTGACGGAGAAGATATTGCCATCATTGCAAACGGTGATACTGTACGTTTGGCAATTGAAGCGGCTGAGCAGCTGGAGCAAAATGGTATTTCAGTCAAGCTGCTTGATATGCATACCATCAAGCCACTTGATGTAGAAGCAGTTAAAGATTGCCTAGATATCGGAAGAATCATCACCGTCGAAGATCACAATATCCTGAATGGCCTTGGCAGTGCTGTAGCTGAAGTCATAGCTGAAGCAGGGAAGGGACAGCTGGCAAGAATCGGTGTACAAGATAGATTCGGTGAATCTGCACCTTATGAGAAGCTGCTGGAAATCAACGGCATCACGGTAGAAAACATAGTGGCAACAGCAAACAAATTACTAACAAACTAA
- a CDS encoding SDR family NAD(P)-dependent oxidoreductase: MFKLDDRVAIVTGSGSAKGIGRTIALTLAEQGAKVVIADMNKEGIEETVAVITEAGGTALGVEVNVTDKASVDAMVEKTLDAFGRIDILVNNAGISQKVTVEEMTIEDITKVFNVNMFGLFLCTQAVLAPMRKQKFGRIVSLSSVSAKRGGGVFGGAHYSASKAAVLGFSKNLAREVGLDGITVNCVAPGLVNTDIWKSLPQEDALQVISGIPLGRPGETKEIAAAVAFLASEESSYITGEEIDINGGSHMD, translated from the coding sequence ATGTTCAAATTGGATGATCGAGTCGCAATCGTAACAGGTAGTGGATCTGCAAAAGGAATCGGCCGGACTATCGCGCTGACATTGGCTGAGCAAGGTGCAAAAGTAGTGATTGCCGATATGAATAAGGAAGGCATCGAGGAGACTGTAGCTGTCATAACGGAAGCTGGAGGAACAGCTCTCGGAGTAGAAGTCAATGTGACAGATAAAGCATCTGTTGATGCAATGGTAGAAAAAACGCTGGATGCATTCGGGCGTATCGATATTCTTGTTAACAATGCTGGTATCTCGCAAAAAGTTACAGTTGAAGAAATGACAATTGAAGACATCACGAAAGTCTTCAACGTCAATATGTTTGGTCTGTTCCTATGTACGCAAGCTGTATTAGCGCCAATGCGCAAGCAGAAATTCGGCCGCATCGTCAGTTTGTCGTCTGTTTCCGCTAAGCGTGGCGGCGGTGTGTTCGGAGGGGCGCATTACTCCGCATCCAAAGCAGCTGTACTTGGATTCTCCAAAAACCTTGCACGGGAAGTGGGATTGGACGGCATCACTGTTAACTGTGTTGCACCGGGATTAGTGAATACGGATATCTGGAAGTCGCTGCCGCAGGAGGATGCTTTGCAAGTCATCTCTGGTATTCCGCTTGGCAGACCAGGGGAGACGAAGGAAATCGCTGCTGCAGTTGCATTCCTTGCATCAGAAGAATCCTCCTATATTACTGGGGAAGAAATCGATATCAATGGTGGCTCGCATATGGACTAA
- a CDS encoding helix-turn-helix domain-containing protein, with amino-acid sequence MSRKRSLDDILQSNYISIGELARITDSRYSTLKHYTELGLIPFEQKEKNLTRRYPREASVKILETNNHFKKSGLSIKEIGDWLVNNEE; translated from the coding sequence GTGTCCAGAAAGCGGTCATTAGATGATATTCTGCAATCCAATTATATATCTATAGGAGAACTAGCTCGAATTACGGATTCAAGATACAGCACCTTAAAACATTACACAGAGTTAGGATTAATTCCATTTGAACAAAAAGAAAAAAATTTAACACGACGATACCCTCGAGAAGCTTCAGTTAAAATACTTGAGACAAATAATCACTTTAAAAAATCTGGATTGTCTATTAAAGAAATTGGCGATTGGTTGGTTAATAATGAGGAATGA
- a CDS encoding acyl-CoA dehydrogenase family protein: protein MGTNTANESTQYLKIATILAQEFAKDAAERDKAGGTAKKQRDALRESGLLNLHIPKEFGGEGQPWSLVLRIVRELARADAALGHLYGYHVFQTVLPHIAGTTKQKEYFYTQSAKNNWFWGNSSNPIEPSLIGKRQDDGFIVNGHNTFSTGAKDSDRLAITWYDNPEKTTFYLGIISTSREGITINDDWDGIGQRQTDSGSVIFENVVVEADEVIDFTESKGTPFATFDAILSQIVLANVFVGSAEGALEEAKKYTIEKSRPWYLTSYEKAIDDPYIQRSYGEFWIDIQAAVQLVEEAGKKVDEAWAKDRSLTKEERGETALLTGAANAFGTKVALHVTSNIFQVMGARSATRKNNFDRFWRNVRTHSLHNPIEYKRKNIGHWVLTGEYPTPTVYS from the coding sequence ATGGGAACAAATACTGCAAACGAGTCAACGCAATATTTGAAAATTGCAACCATACTGGCTCAAGAATTTGCAAAGGATGCTGCAGAACGTGACAAAGCCGGCGGTACAGCTAAGAAACAACGAGATGCCTTGAGAGAAAGCGGACTGCTAAATCTTCATATTCCTAAAGAATTCGGTGGCGAAGGGCAGCCTTGGTCACTTGTACTTAGAATTGTTCGGGAATTAGCAAGAGCGGATGCAGCTCTCGGTCATCTATATGGCTACCATGTCTTTCAAACTGTTTTGCCGCATATTGCGGGTACTACGAAACAAAAAGAGTATTTCTATACGCAATCAGCAAAAAACAACTGGTTCTGGGGAAACTCGTCAAATCCGATTGAACCTAGTTTAATCGGAAAAAGGCAGGATGATGGTTTTATTGTAAATGGACATAACACTTTCAGCACAGGAGCTAAGGATTCTGATCGTTTAGCTATAACATGGTATGACAATCCTGAAAAAACAACTTTTTACCTTGGGATAATTTCAACCTCTAGAGAAGGTATTACAATCAATGATGATTGGGATGGAATTGGCCAAAGGCAAACAGATAGCGGGTCCGTTATATTTGAAAATGTAGTAGTAGAAGCAGATGAAGTTATCGATTTTACGGAATCTAAAGGAACGCCTTTTGCCACTTTTGATGCTATTTTATCGCAGATTGTTTTAGCGAATGTATTCGTAGGTTCTGCAGAAGGAGCATTGGAAGAAGCAAAGAAATATACGATTGAAAAATCACGACCTTGGTATCTGACAAGCTATGAAAAAGCTATTGATGATCCATATATTCAGCGTAGTTACGGCGAATTTTGGATTGATATTCAGGCGGCAGTTCAGTTAGTGGAAGAAGCCGGTAAGAAAGTAGATGAAGCTTGGGCGAAAGACCGTTCACTCACCAAAGAGGAACGAGGAGAAACTGCTCTTTTGACAGGAGCAGCGAATGCTTTTGGTACCAAGGTTGCCTTGCATGTAACAAGCAATATTTTTCAGGTAATGGGTGCTCGTTCAGCTACTAGAAAAAATAACTTTGATAGGTTTTGGAGAAATGTCCGCACACACTCCCTTCATAATCCCATTGAATATAAACGGAAAAACATAGGACACTGGGTGTTAACCGGGGAGTATCCGACTCCTACTGTGTATTCATAA
- a CDS encoding DUF5360 family protein, with protein sequence MKYLKPFFLVTDIGFIIYWIVTYLHIIPTSWAFKDYNNPLTIAWNWSFLPLDILISITGLYSLYLYEKNAEQWKMIALVSLVLTFCSGLQAIAYWSFNGDFDMSWWIMNLYLLIYPIFFIVPLVNTR encoded by the coding sequence ATGAAATATCTTAAGCCATTTTTTCTCGTAACTGATATTGGCTTCATTATCTACTGGATAGTAACTTATCTGCATATCATCCCAACAAGCTGGGCATTCAAGGATTACAATAATCCCCTAACCATTGCCTGGAACTGGTCTTTTCTCCCGCTTGATATCCTTATCTCCATTACGGGTCTCTATAGCCTCTATTTGTACGAGAAGAACGCCGAACAATGGAAAATGATTGCACTTGTTTCCTTGGTTCTTACTTTTTGCTCCGGTCTTCAAGCTATTGCCTATTGGTCTTTTAATGGTGATTTTGATATGTCATGGTGGATTATGAATCTCTATTTACTGATTTATCCTATCTTTTTCATCGTACCTCTAGTGAATACCAGATAG
- a CDS encoding metalloregulator ArsR/SmtB family transcription factor: protein MKQVDIFKALSNEARLQILEWLKEPDLHFTPHEGIDMNKTGVCVSQITEKLEMTQSTASHYLSMLLQVGLIKADRIGKYTYYKRNEDAINGIAEFLKQR from the coding sequence ATGAAACAAGTTGATATTTTTAAAGCGTTATCTAATGAAGCAAGGCTGCAAATTTTAGAATGGCTTAAGGAACCAGATCTCCATTTCACTCCCCACGAAGGGATTGATATGAACAAAACCGGGGTATGCGTTAGTCAAATTACAGAAAAATTGGAAATGACGCAATCGACGGCATCTCATTATCTCTCGATGCTCTTACAGGTTGGACTTATAAAGGCTGACCGTATAGGTAAGTATACTTATTACAAAAGAAATGAAGATGCCATCAATGGGATCGCCGAGTTCTTGAAGCAAAGATAA
- a CDS encoding ATP-binding protein produces MDREMKPGRTKTIMYDNEKKKMVEIDQRLETFEDVGGLEDVKKKIRTDFIMPIQNPEIFEAFGKKAGGSLLFYGPPGCGKTFLARTVAGEINANFIHLDIQAILSKWMGESEQNLHELFEDARRQTPCVLFIDELDALGGNRQKVSHHSRTLVNQLLVEMDGSMSNNDGVYIIGATNTPWYLDPALRRPGRFDSLIFLSPPDLEERKAILSIKTKGKPAEELQLDLVAKYTEHFSGADLEYLVQDAVDSAITRSFETGTIQPMTNEDLLHALEKRKATTLEWFSTAKSYAKFSDANQEYQDVLDYIYQHNVK; encoded by the coding sequence ATGGATAGAGAGATGAAACCAGGCAGAACGAAGACCATCATGTACGATAATGAAAAGAAAAAGATGGTTGAAATTGATCAGCGTTTGGAGACGTTTGAGGATGTTGGTGGTTTGGAGGATGTGAAGAAGAAAATCCGGACCGATTTTATCATGCCAATCCAAAACCCTGAGATCTTCGAGGCTTTCGGGAAGAAAGCAGGCGGCAGCTTGCTCTTTTATGGCCCGCCGGGATGTGGGAAAACTTTCTTGGCACGGACGGTAGCCGGAGAAATAAACGCCAATTTCATCCATTTGGACATTCAAGCGATCCTGTCCAAATGGATGGGTGAATCGGAGCAGAATTTGCATGAGTTGTTTGAGGATGCCAGAAGACAGACGCCTTGTGTGCTGTTCATCGATGAACTGGATGCGCTTGGCGGAAACCGCCAGAAAGTGAGCCATCACAGCCGCACACTTGTGAACCAGCTTCTAGTGGAAATGGACGGTTCCATGTCAAACAACGATGGAGTCTATATCATAGGAGCAACGAATACACCATGGTACTTGGATCCTGCACTTCGTCGTCCTGGACGGTTCGATTCCCTTATCTTCCTTTCTCCCCCAGATTTAGAGGAACGGAAAGCAATACTGTCGATTAAGACAAAAGGCAAACCGGCTGAGGAACTGCAGCTTGACCTGGTTGCTAAATATACCGAGCATTTTTCCGGAGCCGATCTGGAATATCTCGTACAAGATGCTGTCGATTCTGCGATTACACGTTCTTTTGAAACAGGTACCATCCAGCCAATGACAAATGAAGACTTATTGCATGCGCTGGAAAAGCGGAAAGCAACAACACTAGAATGGTTCTCCACTGCAAAAAGCTATGCTAAATTCAGTGATGCCAATCAGGAATATCAGGACGTGCTGGATTACATTTACCAGCACAATGTGAAGTAA
- a CDS encoding putative holin-like toxin, translating to MTVAEALRLMIGFGTLIVAILSEKNQKK from the coding sequence ATGACGGTGGCAGAGGCGTTGAGGTTGATGATCGGATTTGGAACGTTGATTGTTGCGATCTTGTCGGAAAAGAACCAGAAAAAATAA
- a CDS encoding FadR/GntR family transcriptional regulator, with amino-acid sequence MNFNPVTNKRLYIQIYEQIVEQMKSGAFKVGDKLPSERELCEQFGVSRAPVRQAMSALEMNGFTYSRQGEGVFIKSLPADEMYSPAFLSNISPEDIVEARMNIEPLIVRFAAMRATEEDLKELNETIKQMEKETNDGVYVPETDEKLHNGIAKASHNDLYIQFMATISSAMKQQQMWTFIRDRTVTRPDFRGVNFHEHKNLIEAIEDHDEEKAEALMKLHMDNLYERYWKV; translated from the coding sequence ATGAACTTTAATCCAGTAACAAATAAAAGACTATACATACAAATTTATGAACAAATCGTTGAGCAAATGAAGTCTGGTGCTTTCAAGGTTGGAGATAAGCTGCCATCAGAACGGGAGCTGTGCGAACAATTCGGGGTAAGCCGTGCACCGGTGCGCCAAGCAATGAGTGCACTGGAAATGAACGGATTCACCTATTCCAGGCAGGGTGAAGGTGTATTCATCAAGTCCCTGCCAGCAGATGAGATGTATTCCCCTGCCTTCCTATCAAATATCTCCCCAGAGGATATTGTCGAAGCTCGGATGAACATCGAACCGCTAATCGTACGATTCGCCGCTATGCGTGCAACAGAGGAAGATTTGAAAGAACTGAATGAAACAATCAAGCAAATGGAGAAAGAAACAAATGATGGCGTATATGTTCCAGAAACGGATGAAAAATTGCATAATGGCATCGCAAAAGCATCCCATAACGATCTATACATCCAGTTCATGGCTACAATCAGCAGCGCTATGAAACAGCAGCAAATGTGGACCTTCATCCGCGATCGTACAGTAACAAGACCTGATTTCCGCGGCGTGAACTTCCATGAGCATAAGAACTTAATCGAAGCAATTGAGGATCATGATGAGGAAAAAGCAGAGGCCTTAATGAAGCTTCACATGGATAACCTGTATGAACGCTATTGGAAAGTATAA